ATTTAAGAGCAGAAGGAAAGGGCGACTTTCATAAAGAGGCCTTAAAATTGCCTCAAGATATTCTCTTGGGCGGGATTACCTTAGGAATTATCACCCTGATCGGTTTTCTTTATTGGCAATGGTATGCCTTGATCCCGTTATTTTTTGGCATAGCCGTTCCACTTTTAGTTGGGTGGTGGTTTAATCGCCAATTAGACGGACAGACAGGGGATACTTATGGGGCAATAGTAGAGTGGAGTGAAGCCCTTTATCTGTGTGTTTTAACCACCCTTTAGAAATTCCTCCACTTCTGCAGCGGTGGGTTGAGCCGCCATTGCCCCAGATTTGGTAGTGGTTAAACCGCCAACAGCACAAGCATAGGTAATCATCTCTTTCACAGCCGTGGGATCATCTAAATGATTTAAGCCTTTCTGACAGAGTTGATGCACTAAACCAGCAACAAAACTATCCCCTGCACCAGTGGTATCTTCAACAGGCATCTCAAAGGCTGGAATTTTGCCCTCAAACTCATTTAAGCAATAGCTAATGGTGTTATCGCCATCGGTAATAAAAACCCCTTCTAGAGAGGCAATTTGATGCGCGATCGCGCCTGATTCTTTGGTATCAAATAATAATTCCGCTTCTTCCCGAGATAATTTAATAAAATCCACAGATTCCCATAACTGATGAATTAACGGGATCGCTTCATCAGGGTTATTCCAAAACATCGGTCGCCAGTTGACATCCACTAAAACCTTAATGTTATAAGTATTAGCAAGATCAAGAGCGCGAAAAATAGCTTTGCGAGTAGTGGGATAGGCAAGTTCTAATGTTCCTAACACTAAAAATTGCGCTTGTTCAAAAAGAGGAACAGGAATTTCATCAGGATTAAGAAACGCATCTGCAAACTGATCGCGGGGGAGATTCCCAAAGCCAGCAAACTCGCGATCGCCGCTTTCAGAACGTAATACATAAACCCCCCGTGTCGGCGCAGTCGGATGTTCTTGAATCCCTTGGCAATTAACGCCTGTTTCTAGCAATAGCTGTTTTAAAGATTGCCCAGCTTCATCTTTGCCAATACAGCCAATAAAACCAGCCGATGTGCCTAACTTGACTAATGCACTTGCCACATTCGCGGGTGCGCCACCGGGATAAGCAATCCAACTACTAACACTTTCGATAGATTTTCCACGATCCGCCGCTAAATAATCATAGAGGATTTCTCCTATACAAAGTACCTGTGTCATCGTTAATGTCTCCTCTCCTTCTTTCTCTTCATCTTAAATCCTCTCTCTAATGGATTAATGTTTGGTATAGAAAGGACAAAAAACAAACATCTCTGATTGCCTGTTAATATCAGTAGAAGTGACCAACGGTCAGAGCAGGCGCTTTCCGTTTAGAAAGGCGTAATCTCTGACTTAACAAAAATTGAAAGAGAGTTTCATGTCTATTTCTTCCCCCACTGGGAACCGCGATCAACTAGCGAATGATCAGCAACGATTAACCATTCAAGACTTAAGTGATCCCCAAGTCACCGTCTCTGCTAATGAGGGATCAGATTTAATCGCAGGCTTAACTCAGAGGCAAAAAACCATTCCTTGCCATTATCTCTATGATGATCGCGGATCAGAAATCTTTGAACAGATTTGTGAGTTACCTGAATATTATCCCACTCGCACCGAAGCCGAAATTCTAGAAGCTAATGGAAGCGCGATCGCGCAAACAACTGGCCCGTGTGAACTGATAGAATTAGGAAGTGGAAGTTCCACTAAAACACGCCTTTTATTTGACTCCTACGATAATTTAGGCTATCCCCTACGGTATGTTCCCATTGATGTCAGTGCAGGAATGTTAGAAGCAAGTGCCAAAGAGTTATTAAGGGACTATCCGACTCTTAAAATCTATGGCTTAGTCGGAACCTATGAACAAGCATTGCAACATCTGCCGCCTTCTCCTCTTCCTAAGCAAATGGTCTTCTTTTTAGGGAGTTCTCTAGGAAATTTTGCCCCAAAACAATGTCAAGAAATCTTCCGACAGATTACTGCTTCTCTCAATCCAGGGGACTATTTTTTATTAGGATTAGATTTGCAAAAATCAAAGGATATCCTCGAACCTGCTTATAACGATAGTCAAGGGATAACTGCTGAATTTAATTATAATCTCCTCGATCATCTTAACCGTCGCTTTCAAGGCAACTTTAATCGTCAAAATTTCCAACATTGGACATTTTATAATTCTGAATTAGGGCAAATTGAAACCTATCTCCGTTCCACGCAAGCCCAAACCGTAGAGTTAAAAGCCCTTGATTTAACTGTAGAATTAGATGCTGGGGAAGCCATCCGCACAGAAATTTCGCGCAAGTTTGATCTGCCAACCATGAAAAAAGAACTTTCCCAAGAGGGGTTAGAAGTTTTAAATACTTGGCAAGATTCCCAAAATTGGTTTGCCCTTATCTTATGTCAAATCAGTAAGTAGTGATTCAGTTATCATCGCTATCTTTTCTGTCACGAGAGGACTCCCGTTATAGCGACGAGAGGAGCTTAACGGGTAAATGAATCGTGACAAAGAAAAAAAGTCCGTTAGGACATCCCTACATAAGTTGTCAAACTTTGTAGGGTTAGTTAGACTGGGATTAATTAAAGTTCAAAATCCAATGCTTACCCTTTCTTACGAGTATAAGTTAGAACCAAACCAACTCCAAATTAGCATGATCGAGCATACTCTCGGTGTTTGCCGAACGGTTTGGAATTACGCTCTTAGAGAACGAAAGGATTGGATTAATTCTCGTAAGTGTCCTGTTAACGCTTGTTCCATCGAACAGGAATATCTGATCCCTGCCGATGAACCTTATCCTAGTTATTCAAGGCAAGCGAAGGCTCTAACTGAGGCTAAGAAAGACAGTGAACGGCTGAAGTCAGTTAATGCTCAAGTTCTCCAGCAAGTTTTAAGGACATTGGATCGGGCTTTCTCTGACATGAAATCTAGAGGGTTCGGGTTTCCTAGATTTAAGAACAAGTATCGTTTAAGGTCTTATTTAATTCCTCAGTTAGGTAAAAAGCCTGTTCAAGGAAATCAGGTTAAATTACCTCAACTGGGTTGGGTTAGATTCAGAAAGTCCAGAGACATTCCAGAAGGGTTTGAGATTAAACAAGCAAGAGTGATCAGAAAAGCCTCTGGTTACTTTGTCATGCTTTCCCTTCAGTTAAATGTGGATGTTCCTCAACCTTTTCCTCACGGTCACCCAAGAGGGTTAGACTTGGGCTTTGACAAATTTGTTGCTACTTCCGATGGTTTAGAAGTTAAGCGACCTCGGTTTTTAAAGTCTCTTCAACGCAAGTTAAAATTACTGCAACGAAGGCTTAAGAACAAAAAGAAAGGGTCGAATAACCGCCATAAACTTAACAGAAAGATAGCAAGAGTTCACCAACGTATCTCTGATGCCCGTAAGGATTGGCACTTCAAACTTGCCCATCAATTGTGCGATGAGGCAGGGATGATCTTTGTCGAAGATATCGACTTCCGTAGCTGGCAACGAGGAATGTTATCCAAACACGCGGCGGATGCTGGCTTTGGTCAGTTTGTAAACATCCTTCAATGGGTTTGTTGGAAAAGAGATGTTTACTTTGCCAAGGTGAATAAAGATGGCACATCCCAAGAATGTAGCCAATGTGGAGCGCATACAGGGAAGAAAACCTTAGATGTTAGAGTTCACCATTGTCCTGAATGCGGTTACATTGGTTCAAGAGATGTGGTGAGTGCTGAAGTGATTAGAAATCGAGGTCTGACCCAAGCGCGGGTTTCCCGCGCATTGGAAAGCAGACCTAAAGGACTGTCTGCGGTCGGAACGCTCGTGGACAATAAAGAGGTGCGACCTGAGCGCGGGTTTCCCGCGCATCAGCAAGCGCACCTTCAAAATGCTTGTGGAGACGGTCTGACGGGGGTTGGTTCTAGAACTGATCTAGTCAAGAGTCTGAAGCAGGAATCTCCCACTATAGCGACAAAAGGAGCTTAGTGGGAGAGGTTCAACTTTTACAATGCTGAATAACGAGTTGTCCCGATGATTTGGCTTCCGTCCTATGTATCAAAGTGATCCTCCCCAATCGGCAAAAGAAACCCTCCCCACCATGTATGATCTCCCTAGTGAGTTTCCAGAGGAACCGGGTTTGCCAGATCAATTTCATATCTACCAGCCTCGATTATTAGATGAAACCTTTCAACCCTCCACTTATTCAGTTAATGAAATTCTAAGTGCAACTGATCTAAATCTCTATTACGATGTTGAACATTCTCTGTGGCATAAACGCCCTGATTGGTTTGCTGTTGTGGGTGTATCTCGTCTCTATGAAGAAAAAGATCTACGCTTAAGTTATGTAGCTTGGCAAGAGAGAGTCAGTCCTTTAATTGTTGTGGAATTGCTCTCACCAGCAACTGAGAAAGAAGATTTAGGACAGAGTTTGAGAGAGGCTAATCAACCGCCAACGAAATGGCAAGTGTATGAACAAATTTTGCGCATCCCCTATTACGTAGTGTTTAATCGCTACAACGATGAGTTAAGAGTATTTATTTTACATGGAGAACGGTATCAGGAATTAACAGTAGAAGCAGAACGCAGTTTATGGATTCCCAGCTTAGAATTAGGATTGGGGCTGTGGGATGGTTTTTATGAAGGGATTAAGCGCCGTTGGTTACGTTGGTTTGACGGGGAAGGCAATTGGGTTCCAACTCTTGTTGAACAACGGGAACAAGAAAGAAGAATTGCCCAACAAGAACGAGAACGGGCGGAATCAGAAAAACAACGCGCTGATCGATTAGCCCAAAAATTACAGGAACTCGGCATCGATCCCAATGATTTCTCTTAGGGGAGCTTAAGCAAATTTTCCCAATTATCTTTGAGAGTGAATCGAGGATTTGATGTTCGTTACACGAATTCTAAAAGCCACTAATTAGTTGGAATTCGGGGTAAAAATACATTAACTTCTCTTTAATAAGACCCCTTGGGAATCTTTTAATTCAAAATAGGCAAGATTATCAATTTTTAAGCCTGGGGAAGTCATAGCAATTTTCCAATGAGTTAAGTCTAGTTGTAACCAATCGCCTAAAGTAGCGGTAATAGGTTCACCTCCCATGTGGCTTACCATTGCAATCTGTTCCTCTGGAGAATGGGGATTACTTCGCACTCCATAGAAAACAGTATGAGTTTCTTCACTGACTTTATTAAAGCGATCGCTGCCTGGAATTAAATTTTCACTTAACCAAGGATGCTGTTTTCGGAACTGCCGTAAGTTAAGATTAAAAGCTGTTTTCTCAGGGTTTAATGTTTCTTGATAATGAGCAACATTACAGATTTCATAACAATCTTCCATAAACTTTAAGGCAAATTCCTTTAACTTCGGAATATCAATTTCACGAAGAAACTGCATCATTTCTGGACGATTAAGACGCATTAATAGGGGAAACTCACAGCGATCAGTGTCTTCTCCAAGGCAAGAATGATAGGCTTCAATAACAGCATTAAGATCATAATCTCGTTCGATCATTGTAGTTTGCAAAGCCTTCCCAAATTCTCGCAGTTGTTCTAAGGTTTCAAACCCCAAGGATTTTAAGCGAGGAAAAGAGGTATCCTTATTGTAAATTTCTTCCGTAATTTGCCAATCTAAAAAGCCCACTTCTTCTGAGACTACCTTTACCCCATAGCGTTCATCGGTATTGCGGAAAAACATCCAGGGGGCGTGCATTAGGGAGTTAATAAAGTCCATCGGAAGCCCCGGACTAAAGCCATAAACCCATAGATTCGTGGCAGGATTATCATAGGCATTCCCTAAAACTTCTGGTAATGTTTTACCTAAGTTCCAATTAATGGCTTCATGGGGATCAATTTGATTACCACGGCGCACGGTATCATGGTTAGCACAGCCTGTAATCCAGCGATCGCCTTCAAACATGACCTCTGTAACCCGTCGCCATTTCCGTTCCCAAAAGCCTGCTAGAGTAGGAGTATTATGGGCAAAAATTAGTGGCCCCCATTGATAAGATTCGGGTTTGAGGGCAATTAAATCCCGATAAGTAGAAATTTCTTCCCATCCCTCTGCTGGCCAAGGGCGACCATCTTCAAAAATGGTAAACATTAACCGCTTATTCTCACCAATTTCCTGGACAACATCACTCATGGCAAGGAGATAGGCATCATCTTGTTCTACTCTTCCTGATAAGGGATTAAAGAAGCGAAAATCTTGTCCACCATCAACCCGAATACCATCTGCACCTGTATTGAGTTTCCGCCGTTGCATTTCGAGGAAAATTGCTCGAACCGCTGGCAACTGGTGGTTCAAGTCTTGCCCATACATATTGGGCCCTTTGAGGAATTGGCGGTTAATGAGATATTCCGCTTGATTATCGGCATGACCATACACTAAATCATAGATAATTTGAATGGGGCCAGTGGCAAAGTTATGAAGGGTGGCAATAAAATCGATCACCTCATGGGGGCGTAAGCTACCTAAAATGGCTGGGTTGGTGGCACTTGACCCTAAAATTGGGACATCATACCCCCAATCTTGAGTGGTAGGCTTTTTCAGTTCAATTTCTACTTCATCACTGAGAGGAAGATGGGCGGAGTCTGGGGGTTCTGTTTCTGTATCTTCAAAGTTAAAAAATTCACTAATGGGGCTATAATCGTCTCGATATTCAATGGTGGGTTCAATGGGAAGCAGTTGCACTGCATCATAGCCTATATAATTTTCCTCAGCAGGGGTTAGTTCTTGCCCTTGGGCTAATTTGTCGGAAATGTTTTGATAAACACGGGTTAAACCAGCAAATGTTCCTTCTTCAGAGGCAGTTCCGATGTGTAGTTGTAGGATATTATTCGGTGCAGGAACTCGGGGAATATTGCCGTCTTCATCGGTTTTGGCAGTTTCTTGGAAATAGGGTAAGTCAGGACGTTCTTTTTGTAGCTGATTGATGTCATAGACTTCTGCCGGTCCAAAAACGCCATAGGGCAGGGAGTAAGCCACAACATCGCGATCGATTTGCAATTCTTCTCGCGGATCAACGTAGCGTAGCCAGTAGAGACTGCCCAGTTGCTGACGATTGCCTGGACGGATTCCAGCATAGACTCCCCAGAAGTATTCTCCTTGTTGATGCAGGGGAACGCGATCGCGCTTAAATTTAACAGTTTGATGTTTGGCTTGAAAATCTACCTCTGTTATTGGGGTAAAAACTTCTAAATAAATGGCACGGGGGCGCATGACTTCCCCCGTTAGTTCGGGAGTCCAGAAACCAATTTCCGTTAAGCCATCTTCCCGATAATGTGCGCCAAGACGACGGGCTAAGGCTTCCCCTTTTTCTAAATAACTGAGATCACTATGATCAATTTCTGTTGCCCAATTGAGAAGTTCTTGGGTGGGTTCTTCTAGAAGTTGAATTGTTGGTTTTGCTTGTACAACCACGTTTTACCGACTCTCTACAGCGCGATCGCTCTTAGTTTAACGTATGATTTCCCATTTTTAAAAAATTTGTCTGTGATACTCTAGATGAGCTAGGGCTTCTAAAGGGCAGGGCAAGTTGTAATGAGTGAAAATAATCCGCAATTAGTGCAAATAATTCAAGATCGAATTCATAATTCTTCTGGGCAGAAAATTACGTTTGCCGAGTATATGGATTTAGTTTTATATCATCCTCAACAGGGCTATTATAATGCTCACGATATTAATATTGGCAAAAGTGGGGACTTTTTTACTTCTTCTTCTTTGGGAAGTGATTTTGGGGAATTATTAGCCCAGCAATTTGTAGAAATGTGGGAAGTTTTAGGGAAGCCCGTCTCATTTGATTTAGTAGAAATGGGGGCTGGTAAGGGAGAACTCGCTAATGATATTTTAAATTATTTATCGCAACATTATCCTAAATTTTTAAACGTTATTCATTACCATATTATTGAACAATCACCTAGTTTAATTGAGCAACAAGAGGCAAAGCTAAAAAGCTGGCAAGAAAAGGAAGTTAATATCAGTTGGGATGATTGGGAAAATATCCCTGAAGCCTCTTTAACAGGCTGTATATTTTCTAATGAGTTAGTCGATGCTTTTCCCGTTCATCGGGTGCAAATTAAAGAAGGAAAACTAAAAGAAATTTATGTTACTATTTCTTCAGAGCAAGACTCGTCTTTCTTTCAGGAAGTGCTTGATGATATCTCTACA
This window of the Euhalothece natronophila Z-M001 genome carries:
- a CDS encoding class I SAM-dependent methyltransferase — protein: MSENNPQLVQIIQDRIHNSSGQKITFAEYMDLVLYHPQQGYYNAHDINIGKSGDFFTSSSLGSDFGELLAQQFVEMWEVLGKPVSFDLVEMGAGKGELANDILNYLSQHYPKFLNVIHYHIIEQSPSLIEQQEAKLKSWQEKEVNISWDDWENIPEASLTGCIFSNELVDAFPVHRVQIKEGKLKEIYVTISSEQDSSFFQEVLDDISTDELSDYFSKIGVNFPSSRYEDGYQTEVNLEIIPWLNQVSRCLKKGYLLTIDYGYFAEKYYDLQRSSGTLQCYYQHQRHNNPYYYIGNQDITTHVDFTALQTYGKQVNLKPLNFTRQALFLMALGLGNRLNQLSQGHFNAMQILQRRDSLHQLIDPMGLGGFGVLLQGKALTEGEIEQTLQGFQETPFPS
- a CDS encoding RNA-guided endonuclease InsQ/TnpB family protein; protein product: MLTLSYEYKLEPNQLQISMIEHTLGVCRTVWNYALRERKDWINSRKCPVNACSIEQEYLIPADEPYPSYSRQAKALTEAKKDSERLKSVNAQVLQQVLRTLDRAFSDMKSRGFGFPRFKNKYRLRSYLIPQLGKKPVQGNQVKLPQLGWVRFRKSRDIPEGFEIKQARVIRKASGYFVMLSLQLNVDVPQPFPHGHPRGLDLGFDKFVATSDGLEVKRPRFLKSLQRKLKLLQRRLKNKKKGSNNRHKLNRKIARVHQRISDARKDWHFKLAHQLCDEAGMIFVEDIDFRSWQRGMLSKHAADAGFGQFVNILQWVCWKRDVYFAKVNKDGTSQECSQCGAHTGKKTLDVRVHHCPECGYIGSRDVVSAEVIRNRGLTQARVSRALESRPKGLSAVGTLVDNKEVRPERGFPAHQQAHLQNACGDGLTGVGSRTDLVKSLKQESPTIATKGA
- a CDS encoding Uma2 family endonuclease, with amino-acid sequence MYQSDPPQSAKETLPTMYDLPSEFPEEPGLPDQFHIYQPRLLDETFQPSTYSVNEILSATDLNLYYDVEHSLWHKRPDWFAVVGVSRLYEEKDLRLSYVAWQERVSPLIVVELLSPATEKEDLGQSLREANQPPTKWQVYEQILRIPYYVVFNRYNDELRVFILHGERYQELTVEAERSLWIPSLELGLGLWDGFYEGIKRRWLRWFDGEGNWVPTLVEQREQERRIAQQERERAESEKQRADRLAQKLQELGIDPNDFS
- a CDS encoding carbohydrate kinase family protein: MTQVLCIGEILYDYLAADRGKSIESVSSWIAYPGGAPANVASALVKLGTSAGFIGCIGKDEAGQSLKQLLLETGVNCQGIQEHPTAPTRGVYVLRSESGDREFAGFGNLPRDQFADAFLNPDEIPVPLFEQAQFLVLGTLELAYPTTRKAIFRALDLANTYNIKVLVDVNWRPMFWNNPDEAIPLIHQLWESVDFIKLSREEAELLFDTKESGAIAHQIASLEGVFITDGDNTISYCLNEFEGKIPAFEMPVEDTTGAGDSFVAGLVHQLCQKGLNHLDDPTAVKEMITYACAVGGLTTTKSGAMAAQPTAAEVEEFLKGG
- the egtD gene encoding L-histidine N(alpha)-methyltransferase, with amino-acid sequence MSISSPTGNRDQLANDQQRLTIQDLSDPQVTVSANEGSDLIAGLTQRQKTIPCHYLYDDRGSEIFEQICELPEYYPTRTEAEILEANGSAIAQTTGPCELIELGSGSSTKTRLLFDSYDNLGYPLRYVPIDVSAGMLEASAKELLRDYPTLKIYGLVGTYEQALQHLPPSPLPKQMVFFLGSSLGNFAPKQCQEIFRQITASLNPGDYFLLGLDLQKSKDILEPAYNDSQGITAEFNYNLLDHLNRRFQGNFNRQNFQHWTFYNSELGQIETYLRSTQAQTVELKALDLTVELDAGEAIRTEISRKFDLPTMKKELSQEGLEVLNTWQDSQNWFALILCQISK
- the gghA gene encoding glucosylglycerol hydrolase, with the translated sequence MVVQAKPTIQLLEEPTQELLNWATEIDHSDLSYLEKGEALARRLGAHYREDGLTEIGFWTPELTGEVMRPRAIYLEVFTPITEVDFQAKHQTVKFKRDRVPLHQQGEYFWGVYAGIRPGNRQQLGSLYWLRYVDPREELQIDRDVVAYSLPYGVFGPAEVYDINQLQKERPDLPYFQETAKTDEDGNIPRVPAPNNILQLHIGTASEEGTFAGLTRVYQNISDKLAQGQELTPAEENYIGYDAVQLLPIEPTIEYRDDYSPISEFFNFEDTETEPPDSAHLPLSDEVEIELKKPTTQDWGYDVPILGSSATNPAILGSLRPHEVIDFIATLHNFATGPIQIIYDLVYGHADNQAEYLINRQFLKGPNMYGQDLNHQLPAVRAIFLEMQRRKLNTGADGIRVDGGQDFRFFNPLSGRVEQDDAYLLAMSDVVQEIGENKRLMFTIFEDGRPWPAEGWEEISTYRDLIALKPESYQWGPLIFAHNTPTLAGFWERKWRRVTEVMFEGDRWITGCANHDTVRRGNQIDPHEAINWNLGKTLPEVLGNAYDNPATNLWVYGFSPGLPMDFINSLMHAPWMFFRNTDERYGVKVVSEEVGFLDWQITEEIYNKDTSFPRLKSLGFETLEQLREFGKALQTTMIERDYDLNAVIEAYHSCLGEDTDRCEFPLLMRLNRPEMMQFLREIDIPKLKEFALKFMEDCYEICNVAHYQETLNPEKTAFNLNLRQFRKQHPWLSENLIPGSDRFNKVSEETHTVFYGVRSNPHSPEEQIAMVSHMGGEPITATLGDWLQLDLTHWKIAMTSPGLKIDNLAYFELKDSQGVLLKRS